In Oryzias melastigma strain HK-1 linkage group LG10, ASM292280v2, whole genome shotgun sequence, the genomic window ACCCTGCCCCACCAGGATGTACACCAGACCTGAGCCAGACCACAGAGCGGACACGGTGAGGCACAGAGTGGAAAACAGCTGGGCGTGAGACAGACTGTGCAGGACACCTGGACGAGACGACAGGTTCAGGACAGAATTAGAATCCTCATACAACCATAAGCAACACTAAATGCTAAATACTAACCTGCGTACGCTATGAGAGCTGCAATGATGAGGAGCAGGATCCCCAAAGCTGTGAGGGGAATGAAGTCTCCTCCAGGATCACTGGCATAGTTGTTCACCAAAAGCAAAAGAGAGCCTGCAAACGCAAACCCAGAGCAAGATCCGCTTGTTAATACTTCAGTTTTGAATTGTTGCTTAAaaccttacaaaaaaaaaaaacataataaaaaaagcataattttctttaacttaaTAAGCAAAGAAAGACATGAAAATACTTGAgcaataatgatttttttgtcaacatttgaGTTTATAGAGACTCACTcttcacaaatattttaactaaaattatCAGTTAATTGttttaagaatatatattttactattgtcagtttacataaatctttaggaaaataaaaaataaaatatataaacggAATATTTCTCTTGCTAGTAAAAGCAACTAAACAAAATTTTACTACTAATAAAGTGAAGAgtagaaaagtttgttttaattcagattttatatttttcccatTCAAAGACAACATAGAATACACACAATTTAATTGATAAtaggttttaataaaataaataacttttccaGAAACAGTGCATCAGGGaattaaaagcaaattttaatAAGACATTTagtaattacaaataaatagttCATTAGTAATACATAATGATTAATTGAGGCTCACCGCTAAAGATGCCCAGAATCCCGCTGGACACGTGCACAGACCCGCGCTCTGCCATGGCAGTGAGCTCAACTCCGCGTCAGGAGGTGAACTGCGCTTTTATACGCGGCCGCGTGTGACGTCAGCACGCAAGAGAAACAGGGACCGGCTGGTGGGAAATTACAGCCACGCTGGTCATCTGTCTGCAGCCGCCACACAATGGTAACCCTATCTGTTAGGGAGCAGTTGGAGTCATCAGATTTAAGGAAATGATACCTTAAAAATTTACAAActtatatttaatgtatttacttGTTGTAATATAATAATTAGggtataataataaaaataattcctgCTGTTACTAggtaaacttttttctttccttttctcccatatgaaaaaagaaaaagaatattgGTATTACAGCTAAATGTTACCTTTAAATTTACTATAAACTAATTTTATGGCACACCTATATTTGTTTGATTATCTGgattatattttttcaacatttaaagatatgtttaaaaaaggcaaTGTTATAAgttaattttcaacaaaaagaataacatttcaaacatttttagaaatctaaacataacattttattttaaaaaagttgtcaaTTATTTTGCATAGCAGGACATTGTACAGGGGGATCATTCAGAGAAAAGAAGTTGAATTAGGCTttaagacattaaaataaataaagtttctccCATTTCCGCAAAGAATTATTCACAACTTGAAGCTTTTCTCAATCGACCTGGTAAAGAATGATTCAGCTCCTGGCAGCAGTCCAGTCCATGATGTCATGGTCTGGGTGGAGACAGCTTCACTATATAAGCACACAGTCTGATTCCACAGACCCAGAGGAGCTCAGCTGTTTCACTCTGCAGACCTGTTGGAGGTGAGAGAtctctttgtttgtttctaagTTTATATACTTTTTCCTTGGGGAGAAACGGGTTAAACCTGCCCCCGATTGGCATCCACAGTGCTGTACTTATTTTTCTGGCTGTCACAAAGGAGTCATTGTCTCTCCTTTGGCTCTATCTCCTTTAGTGTCAACAGTGTTACTAGGCAGCAGCACCTCTGAGACTCATTTCTCACCTTGCTTCTTTAATATTTGATGTGAGCACAAACGGCTCCCCAcacctgttgatctgaagcttagATTATTCTGGGAGGactttgtttcccttttttcttcatatgatttgttttttgtttcataggAATCATGGCAAAGCGTGTTGCTGTAATTTTGTCTGGCTGTGGCGTCTACGACGGCACGGAGGTGCACGAGGCCTCAGCTGTCCTCGTCCACCTGAGTCGAGCCGGagcaaaagtaagaaaaattaaatgtgaCTCGCCTGCTTGACAACATTCTCAGATGAACTGAAAATGTTTGCCTGCGTATATTCTCAGGTGAAGATGTTCGCTCCGAATGCAGATCAGATGCACGTCGTAAACCACTGCGAGGGGAAGCCcacagaagagaaaagaaacatccTGCAGGAAAGCGCCCGCATTGCCAGGGGCGACATAACCGACCTGGCCAAGTTGGATGTCTCTGAGTTTGATGCTTGCATCATCCCAGGTGAGGCTGGCTCCTCCACAAAAGCAACATGCAACACTTGAGCTTTTCAACCAATCTTTATGTATGTGCTCCATCAGGGGGATTTGGAGTGGCCAAGAACCTGAGTGACTGGGCAGTGAAGAACAAGGACTGCACAGTCCAGCCACAGGTAGAGAAGGTCATCACAGCTTTCCATAAAGCTAAAAAGCCTCTGGCTCTGTGCTGCATCTCCCCCGTCCTGGCTGCAAAGATCATCCCCGGCTGTGAGCTCACTGTAGGCCAGGATAAAGAGTGTGAAAAGTATGTGCAAACCTACAGTCACACACtccaaatgcaaacaaaaaacagctttatctAATTATTTCCCGTCCTCAGATGGCCGTACGCAGGGACAGCAGGTGTCATGAAGGAGCTGGGCTGCAAACACGTGAACAAAGACGTGGAAGAAGCTCATGTAGATGTCAAGAATAAGCTGGTCACCACTTCTGCCTTCATGTGCAACGCTCCCATACACAAAGTGTTCGATGGAGTCGGTGTGATGGTGAAAGAAACTCTGAAGCTGGCTTAGCACCACTTTTTGATGTTATGTTTTATGGATTTGCTGACAAATGCTTGACTTATGTTTCTGAGTGAATCTGAACCAGATGTCATACTTTTTAACACTTTcaataaaatcttgttttgtttggaaaCACAGCGTTgcaattctttttcttttatatactTCAAATATTTTAGGATAAAGTCTTCATTGAGCCCTGGTgacttgtccagggtgtactctgAATTTGTCTAATAgtaggttaggctccagcatccctatGAGCCCATTAGGGGATAAAACGGGTTTGGAAAATTAAAGAATGGCTGAAATTCTGCATTGATGCAACGAAGAAAAAGTTGATCAAACTATATGTTTtaacagtaataaataaatgatcatttaatttaaaatatataactaaaaatgtaagttaTATAGTGAAAAAGTGagatccattcatccattttcttattCTGCTGTATCacttggaacattttttaagatattttgactttttcactATAAGTTCAGTCAAGGATTTATGACTTTTGAGTAAGccacaaaatcaaatcaacctttatttataaagtacttTTCATTCCCAGAGGCAGCTCAAAGATCCCTCAAAGatcagatttaatttaaatttagcaCCACCTTTCTGACATCATAGGCATTGCAGAAAATGTGGTCATATTAGAGACATTGATCCCAAAACATccgtaaattaaaaataaaaaagggtaaaaagaagaaaacaaacagcaacaaaacaGATTCATATTAAGAAAGAGACGAAATCCAGAAATCTTGGGAAACTGAATTTATTTAGTGTAAAAGATTTGACCAAACATAATAACACAAGAGTGTGTCATGGCAAataatacaggaaaaaaatgaaaaccgtgattaaaaagttattattgAATGTGTTAAAGTTGAAAAGACCTACTTTAACAGTTTTGTCAACTCTCATGAAGAGTAATATGCTTGaagaaatagttttaatttaattttaaaaccctAAATCCTAAAATACTATCATATTTGCTGCAGTTtgcctatttttattttgtaaaacagtTTCAGTCCACATTGTAACataatagaaaaacaatttttttttgtttttatattttccaattTATTGAGTTTCACACATAACGAACAagagcagatttttttgtaacttcttaAATCTCCAAACActcataacatttttaatttaaatagagataaatatgtattaaaatCAGCTAGCTCTCTTATGTTTATATTATTTCATGAACATTGAAAACACTTGGTTTGGTTCATCCTCAGATCCTAAGCACTTTTGTTGGAGAAATGATGGAACTGGTCGATCCCACAAGCCAGCATGGTTGCGTTAAATTTCCGTGGGCGATCCGAAtcctaaaatgaacaaacagacaaaatgaGTTTGAATATTTAGTGCACTGTTTTGAAGTTAGAGTCAGATATGTCTTGGGCTCACCTGTATGGGGTATGCACAGGTGGGAACGTATCGGATCACGAAGCCACAGCGCCTCCTCTGAGACATGTTGGAATCACTTGCATGGACAAGAAGTCCATCATGAATCTGTTGAAGTGGGGTTGTTTAGTTTGAATCATTTCCACTTGTTTTGTAGACTTAATCATGGTGGAATGAACTCACAGACATCTGTCCTGCTTTTAGGGGGCAGAACACAGCTTCCTCCACCTGCACCAGCTCTTCAGGGATCTCCTGGTTGACTGAAAGCATATTTCCTGGACGTACGGCTTGACGATGCTGCAACATACCGGCGCAGTGGCTGCCTGCAGGGCATTGGGTTGAGAATATGAGACAGATGCTTAACTAAAAATGTGGCTTTCagtggaaaaacaagaacaaaaactacCTGGAATAACTTGTAGGGCACCGTTTTCTTTAAGAGAGTCGTCAAGAGCGAGCCAAACGGAGAGAACAGGTCCACCATCAATACCCCAATACCTGAAAACACAACCCTGAGAGttagaaacaacaacaaacaatgaaaataaacaataaaagtgaGATAAACCTCATATCCTGGTGCCATGCCACATAAGGAAGTGTTTCTTCTTCGTCATTCTCGCCAGGTTTGCTTTGATTTCCTTCATGGATGGTCTCTGCCTTCACCGCCGGGTATTTACAGATGAAACGTGAGTCCAGCAGGATAACGTCAGCACCCAGGACGGCTTGGACCACTCTCAGAATCTGGGGGTGTTTGGTCAGGTTCATCACCCACGGATACTGAAGATGAACATTGTGGAGGCTGTACTGAGTGTACTCTGTCCCTAAACGAAAGAAGTTTGAGAACCAGCGAGATGAGCCAGATGTCATAAATAAGATGCACAAAATTATCTTGATATATCCTCAAACTCTTACTCACCAAAtttctcctccagtttggaAAAGGCTTGTCTGGCCTCCCTGAGCTCCGTCTCACTCAGCACAGGGATTGCAGAGAGGTAGCCCTGCTCCTCATAGCACGTCTTCATTTCAGCTGCAGATGTAGTCATCTTTGCTTCTGCCTGATCCGCTCGCTTCCAAGATTTCTTCAGTCAAAAGCGACCTGTTGGTGGTTGGAGTTTAAGACAGAGAGCACAGTTCATTATAATTTAAGGCATAAACAGCTCATTAAACTGTTTTCCAagtggtagaaaaaaaaacaaagtttctccTCCCCACCTATCCTAGAGAGGGAAGCTCTGTTACAGATTGGGAATATTGCTGAGTTTGTACTTTGAGACCATTAAGTTTGAGAGTAATTTTACCTAAATTTCTCCTCCAACCAAAACAAACCCAACAAATAACAGCATGtattattaaaactaaaaagtttcattttctccacataagctaaaactgtacattttcaGTAGATGAACACTAAATGTTAAAAGTCAATCTTCCCTCTGCagatgatttgtttttgtctctatACCTGTTTGTTGTTGAGTATCCCGCTCCTTTCAATAAGGCTGGATCGTAGCCTAGTGTTGTGAAGCGGAGATTATATACTCCACACTATGGAAACTCCTACTCCGATGTCAGCAACTTAAATTGTCAGATGCTCACGTGTGAGGACAAAGAGTTTACAGGAAAGTCCGTAACTTTCAAACATTGCTCATTCAGGTGTGTCAGGCTGTTAGTAACCTGAGACCCATTCTTATTCTCAAATAGAAGTGACGCGTGACACctctatggaaaaaaatatttcctggaCGTCgttaaaaaaaccccacaatcAATATCATTAACTTGATTCATTTCAGGtcatttatttacatcattCACCAATAAAACTGAcgatttttggtattttaacatgttcttgtaggatttttctTAAGgtagaggacatttataaagaaaattcctcttaaaaaaagcatttctgagtatgccTTTATTCAAATGGCAGTAattcaagacaaaaaagaaatgtggaaAATCTTGAAGTTGTGATGGTCCTCCATTtttatgcatccacttgcagaaaaatagatccattaaccgGACAGCTGGATAGATCTAATACTGCTTTAAAGATGTTCGTGTTAGCTCATTTATAGTGATGGAAATAACAAGCCAAACCAAATATTGTTTGCCTCAATTGAATCtgtttattaacatattttgctccataaattacaaaatatttgttcaaaactttcacACACATCAGTTCTTTTAGTtgtaatttgatgttttattccAACTTTCTAAAAGTGAACtggtaaaatgtttacaaaaatataaacaagaaGAGACACTATTTTAGCTGAACTTGTAAACTTCATAAATTGAATCACTGTCAGCTATATAAATAAGTACAATAGATTATTTGCCCTAAGGTgggaaaatctttaaatcagaacacagagaaaAAGGCTTCGCTCTTCCTCAAGGTAACCTCTACATGTTTGTGTCACAATTATCAATAAATCATTGACTCAAGTTTGCCCTTCATTAGCAGGAACTTTTTAAATCTTCCCACAACCCCTCAGAGGGGAAGTTTTCAGGTGGAGAACATCTGATGCTTGTTCAGGTGTGGAGCAGGAAGTCACTGCAAAGAAATTCTCCGTCTGCTGATGTAATGAAACAAGGGGGGTAATGCGTCGTAAAGTCATCAGGAAGACTTCAACATAGATCGGAAACTAGATAATGAAATGACATCATGTGATCATGAACAGAGAAGTATCAAACCAATACAGACGAATCAGACacatttgaaatataaaatatagcACCTATATTAAAAAGAAGTCTATTTACTGACACATCCAATCAGTGtcagtttattaaaacaaacctGGTGCTTAATCAATGTATTAATTAAGCACCAAGTTCTCATTTGTGGCTCACTCCTTGTTTCTGGCGGGATGTTTGGGGCACAGAGGGtggtgttgcttttttttctctccgcTTGGCGTTCTCTTGTCGCCCTCCTGCAGCCGCTCCTGGTTATTGCAGCGGTGGATCAGCACCGCATGCTTGTTGGAGGACGATTTCTGCACCAAGAGCCGCTGCAGCATCTGCTTGTCGGACCGCTCTCTCCGGAAGTCGTCCTCGTAGATCTTTAGCTgaaaagtagtaaaataaaagttttttttctgccactttCAAAGTCAGTTGAAATACTTGGAGGgattaagaaaaacaattataacTGAACAGCTTTTTGAAGAGTTCTAactgatcaaaaaataaatacacatttgtgtacagtttgatttaatccctaaatccaaaaaaataaacaggaaattttaacatttataaattttaATAACATCATAAATTTTTCTTTGCAATTTAGGAGGCCAAAAATGTGACCCAAAAAGCCTTTAATGCCTCCAAAAAATTGTTTATCTATATTcacattttacaacatttttatgaattaatcagaaaaaaaaacacacacaacaatgtTCTCCAAGTTGTGAATGTTatttagttctttaaaaaagtcaaacagacaccatttactgtaaaaatagttcttatatacagtcaatgacagACACCTATGTATAGAAACTATGGAGCCCCTGAAgggacaataaaataaaattaggaaaatatagaatgtatatatatatatatatatatatatatatatatatatatatatatatatatatataaatgtcagtattttttttctggctacTTTTTGGTGCTcgcaaaaaattctaaaaattggaaaaaatgtatttttctaaaaattgaaacaaaaaaatcatgttactaactggtgttttttattaacttcaatttttagaaaataaaatctatttagttactgtattttttcccccttttgatATCCCTATAGTGGTTCTgttcaaactaaacaaaaaagacaaacaagttGAATAAAACGTATATAAAAGTATGTTACAGGGACAGAAGTTTGAGAATGTTACCTGCTCCTGCAGTAGCGCCACCTGCTGGCGCATCTCCTCCCTCTTCTTCCTCAGTCTGCGGTTTTCCTGCAGGGTGTGTTTGTGGTCGTTGTGCTCAGTCTGAAACTCTGCTTCATAAATCTCAGTCTGTTGACAAAATACATTAACATGGCAGTGAGCCAGCAATgaggcctgtttttttttttttttttatttttttttttgtgcaggcACATCCTGTGTACAGAATTGCCACATGGGGGCGCACTCTCCCAACTAAAGATCCATCTGTCTGTGCATGAGGCAGACTTTTACCCGGCAACAGGGACCtggctttggcttttgttttcttcacatGGACTAGGAAAGATAAACTTTGAAAAGCTCACCTGACATCTTAGCGCATCCAGCTGTTCTTTTAGGTCTTGCACTTCTTGCTGGGAGTTTCCCAGTTCTTCCAGTGGGACGCTGTCTTGGCTCCTCCCCTGCCACTCTGCTTCAGGGCTGGAGGAAGCTTGAAGAAAGCTGGATGAGGGGTTGCATCTAGAGGCATGGGTGCACGGCAGGTCGGATTCTCCGGGAGGATTACTGCCCGGACAGGAGCCATTCTGCATTCCAGTAACATTAGCCTGCAGTGGGATCATGACATCATCATTCATGAAGGAGATTGTACAGAgtggaattaaaaaaactaacgGACCGCAGTAATGATTACCTGTTTAAGGGGTGTGAAGGTCCTGTCTGGGTGCATCTTGCTCTCTAGTAGTCGTATGtactcctgcagctcctggttcTTCTTCAGTTCGGTCATCAGTGCATGCTCATAATACTCCTTTGCACTCTGCAGTTCAAAACCAGGCAGATGCAAACCGTTTGTACCTCACGCTTTCACAGAAGGCCTATTCAGGAAATCCTCTTTATCTACACCCACTTGTCATGTCAGTGTGAAAGGTCACTTGTGGTAATGTGGGTGCTTGAAGCACGGTTTACCTGTTGATGCTCAACTTTGAGCAGCAGGCGGCTGTTCAGCTGCTTGATGGCGTTGTTCTCCAACTCCAGAGACTCCAGTCTGTGCTGCAGACCCAGAGTGGCACTGCGGTACACCTGATCCCAGTCCTCATTCAGCTTCATCAGCTGTGACATATAATCGCCATTATCACAAATATCAATTATCAATTATCGCCATTATCAATTTACAGGCTAcattaaataaaagacaaagtcaTTTTAACTTAAAAGGACAAGACATTTTCTGAAAGCCAAGAACTTCAACAAAGGTAttggaaatatttatttcagtgtACAGTCCTAACATATGGAATAAACttacatatttttgctttaaaaagtattattaaAACAGATAGGCTAAGCAAATATTATAGATAATATGTAGAAACATTCTATCAGAAAACTTTAAGTAGTTAATGCCACTGAACCTTGTGTaggtaaatatgttttaaatgagGGTTTGTGTAGATAACTGTTGATGTAaatgtctttatgtttttatgtgcaTTCAAAATGTGGGCTGGGCTTCATATTCATATAAAGatcagtttaattttctttgtttggtttacttttgctgatttaGTGATAAGGGCAACTAATATGAGTTTTCTACTTTCCgctctttttcatttattaccTGTTGTAATTtccttttgtattattttgatgttatttattgttattaaattatattaaaacaattattttgaatttggaatttaaatcaatgcaaatatcgtttaactgtttttctttttaaaggatacaaaaacttttaagatattttgaatggttaaatattgatattgttcttattattttgatttgtttaaagttgttaaatattttatgtaggA contains:
- the si:ch211-153b23.5 gene encoding glutamine amidotransferase-like class 1 domain-containing protein 3A, mitochondrial, which produces MAKRVAVILSGCGVYDGTEVHEASAVLVHLSRAGAKVKMFAPNADQMHVVNHCEGKPTEEKRNILQESARIARGDITDLAKLDVSEFDACIIPGGFGVAKNLSDWAVKNKDCTVQPQVEKVITAFHKAKKPLALCCISPVLAAKIIPGCELTVGQDKECEKWPYAGTAGVMKELGCKHVNKDVEEAHVDVKNKLVTTSAFMCNAPIHKVFDGVGVMVKETLKLA
- the si:ch211-153b23.7 gene encoding uncharacterized protein si:ch211-153b23.7 — encoded protein: MSAVEGELLSLSTSSSLSSSSAAAATGAQTDSSPKSESSLPQSQQEHESTPELWRGDGLNPTGDRLLSTEEQVTLITESLTVTSTDQEKLLLLNKNTELRRVNKELMKLNEDWDQVYRSATLGLQHRLESLELENNAIKQLNSRLLLKVEHQQSAKEYYEHALMTELKKNQELQEYIRLLESKMHPDRTFTPLKQANVTGMQNGSCPGSNPPGESDLPCTHASRCNPSSSFLQASSSPEAEWQGRSQDSVPLEELGNSQQEVQDLKEQLDALRCQTEIYEAEFQTEHNDHKHTLQENRRLRKKREEMRQQVALLQEQLKIYEDDFRRERSDKQMLQRLLVQKSSSNKHAVLIHRCNNQERLQEGDKRTPSGEKKKQHHPLCPKHPARNKE
- the zgc:174917 gene encoding L-proline trans-4-hydroxylase gives rise to the protein MTTSAAEMKTCYEEQGYLSAIPVLSETELREARQAFSKLEEKFGTEYTQYSLHNVHLQYPWVMNLTKHPQILRVVQAVLGADVILLDSRFICKYPAVKAETIHEGNQSKPGENDEEETLPYVAWHQDMRYWGIDGGPVLSVWLALDDSLKENGALQVIPGSHCAGMLQHRQAVRPGNMLSVNQEIPEELVQVEEAVFCPLKAGQMSIHDGLLVHASDSNMSQRRRCGFVIRYVPTCAYPIQDSDRPRKFNATMLACGIDQFHHFSNKSA